The Drosophila simulans strain w501 chromosome 3R, Prin_Dsim_3.1, whole genome shotgun sequence genome contains the following window.
acaaaaaaatagtaaattttgaattatttattaaaaaaaaactgcccgagtgtaacagacaactagaccgatttattttcAAGCATACCAAGTAGATGGcgtcaaagataacaattcttgttagtgattttgaaaactccaagacaccgaagcaaatgggacgccgaaacttatcttaccaaaatgaaggagaaagattaaaaaggaaactgaaaatacgagtgaagcccggaataagctttacaaaagggaccgactatcacatgcaaaaaaagatattcggatcaataggatgagtgatattttccacagagcgattgataactcggacccactattatcaacaattagtttaaaagaacgagagagaaaaaataggaaaaaccacttccgaaggcagtaataagtcttttggaaatacagtctaattttaaacctgatccatgagacaaaatattggattcacaatctgattctgattcgaattCAGAttcgaaattaaaatgaaactagaaaaaaaaggggattattttaaaacaaaatataacatttaaaaaaaaaaaaaaaaaaaaaatatttcgttgACTTCTGAGCATacagtagttaatatggagCAAGAAGGCGTGTCGCACAGACTCAAATTCTGTGCaaatattgtaaacaaaaaatgtacaaagttcaagtctgtagctcaattttaacttatgcaaaaaaatcgaattctggaccacagtgcactGGGGCAACGTGTCAAAATCGACACCGGCACAAGCTGCCCCGCGAACACCCCTTACCAGCCGCCCGCCCCGCTGAAGCATCCCTTCCCCGGGATTACACCGTTATACGTGTCCTGGGATGCCCGCGTACGTGTCGAATTCCAAATAGCAACGCCAGTCATAACTGTAAGACAATGTCTGCGTGTGATGTGATGACGGGTACGTTGTCACGCAGGCGAATGGGATTCCGGAAGGCAAGTTGGATGGGGGAGGACGTGTAGGTGATGCAAAGCAGCACTAGTTAGTATGTCATGTGCATGTTGGCATACTTCGTTCGAGACTTACCTTTAGGCAGCGTACGCACCCACCTTTGGCATCCTTCTCCCACTATTATATACCCTTCCTGAAGGTATTCTGGATTCTGATCCATAATAGTCTTAGTTTATTGAGATATTCACTTTATTATATCTCAACATAGTtaagaataaaacaaaaattttaaggTAATTCATTTCATTGAGGGACTACTCAAAACGTCCCagaaaaatagaaatgaaatgGTCATGGGAAATGTTTTGTATAATGAGATTGTCGTGAGTTTCGCTTATTGCTGTGCACTTCGCTCCATTTTTTTGTCGTGCCCTTTTAAAGCACTTGTCTAGCACGAAAATCATATCAGAGTAACATTCGGGCAACCTCCCATCTTCTTTAACATCCCTCATTTTTCTTCGGCGAGTATTTTCTCGTGTTTTTCAGAAGCGCTACAACGTGTTCCTCCAAGGTTtctttgttgatgttgttgtcgTCCTAGGCTTGGCCTTGGTACCAGCATGAAAGGATTTCGAAAACAACTCAACCCACTCAAGAACaccaaaattgaatttaaagcaGAGAGGATTCTAGACGAGCTCCTCGACTATCAAATACCCGTTAATAGGCCAAAGGAAATGCCAGGGATGAAACCAATGCCAATATGAAACTAGAAAAAGTACTTTTTTTCTGGATTGCACATTTGGTTAGATGTTGGTAAAGGTGCACTTGGTCATGTAGTTCCCGAGATCTCGGCATTTATGCAAGCTAATCAACGGGCGTGGCAAATTAACACGACTCTGATAATTGGCAAATTATGATTGCCTTCTTCTACAAGTAATGGgtagaaataaaaaactactaataaaatgtattgctTGTAAGTACGTTAATGAATAATCGATGAATTTATTTCTGCCACAATCGAATACAAATTTTTCGCAGTGGCTGATGTGAGTGCGAATAAACTGACGACAGGTGGTGGCACATGTGTCAGATGCATACAGGAATCCATATAGTGTCATCATTTTGATGTCAATTATTTTTCCGCCAACAGTCAACTTGGTTTGGTACTCacagaccaaaaaaaaaataagagttTGTTTGAATTAagcccaaaaacaaatactgggcttttatttaaagcgattttttcacatatattattgaatttattttggagaaacttgtatttaaaattgaactgacacatatgtaaatgtacagttttttatttaatcaacCCGTTTTaggtttaaatatttaacatacgTTTTTTGCCTAAAATGTTTCAAGTGGAGTTTCAAAATCGACCCAGCAGAAAACCGAAACCCACGAACCCGTTTCGAGTACGTCAAACCTTTGACACATTTTCAAATGTGAAGCGGGATGACTTGAGGTGCGGTCTGTGTGGGATGCAAAACTCCCGATGCAGAGTGGATCCCCTTTGGCATAATGAACGCTCCACCCGCCCCCTACGAGCTGGCGGGAGGTGCCAGGAGCCAGGAAAATCGAGGGCGGAAGTACGGATACAGTCGGTGCGAATGCCATCAGCATTGAGAGTACTGCAtgttaattgccaaaaaaaaaaaaagcaggagCGACAACAATTCCGGAATGGATGAGTTTTTTCTTTCACTTTGGtggaaaagtattttaattgctttggcaGGAGCGAGGCGGTATGAGCAAACGATGGAATGgcaaatcatataaataaagagGAATTTTCTGAATGGAGTGTATAATCACCAAAAACGAAGGGAAGTGAATGAGCAACTTTTTTCGCCGTGAATAATTGAATGAAAACATTAACAATTGCCAACGTTTAGATTGTCCATCAAGTGTAAACGAAGTCAATTTTTTAGACCAATTACAGTCCGCAGGagtttactttaaaaaacaaaaaaaaaatggggaacTCTTACTTCATACGACAATTTATTGTCATCAATCAATGACccaattgttttcattttttgttcaacTAAAACTTAATCATAAGAATTAAGTTATCCTTTTTCTGTGGCAAGTATATACCAACTCTATTTCTTACTCTGTAGAGTTGCCACCGTAAACGTCATGTTTATCGAAAAATTCTTTTGGCACCAAGCAATgtgaaatttataaatgtaaagtTACAAATGCTACTGGAAACCAGATCGACTCTCCCTCAACTGTTCTAGCACACCGGAGACGGCCGCCATGTCGAAGGAAGACTCAGGCGCATCTAGTGCAGAGCCGAATCCAGCTGAATCGGAGATTTCGATGGGTCGTGGACCCCGCCCAAAGTCCTTTagtggcggcggaggcggtggcggaACAGGTGGTTCAGGCGGTAGAAGTGGTGGTACCTCCGGCGGCGGCAATCTCAAGCCCGAAAGAAGCGCCCGGGAAGATGACTCCATCAACCGTCTGACGGACTCGAAGTCGGCTCACCGAAAGCTGCTCAGCGATCCGCGCTTCCAGATCCGGCCGCTGCAGCAGGTGATCTCGGCCTGCACCGGGGCCATGATCACGGCCTGCTTCATGACGCCCCTGGACGTGATCAAGACCCGCATGCAGTCGCAGCAGTCGCCGGCGCACAAGTGCTTCTTCTACTCGAACGGGCTGATGGACCACCTCTTCGCAAGTGGACCCAATGGTCCCGAGTTGGCCAGCCTGCGACCAAGACCACAGTTCTCCAGCTCCTGGGATGCTCTGATGAAGATCAGCCGGCACGAAGGTTTGGCCGCTTTGTGGTCCGGCCTGGGTCCCACCCTCGTCTCCGCCCTGCCCTCCACCATAATCTACTTCGTGGCCTATGAGCAGTTCAAGGCCAGATACCTCCAGCTGTACGAGAGCCACTATAGTAAGAGTCCGGAGCCCCGGCACCTTGAAATCAGGTACGTACGTACACCTTTAAATTAATAGTGctatacatacatgtacacTTAGTTGTTGATTCTCCATTGCGAATATTTACATAAGTTGCTAGCAACAGCGCAGGAATGACAATTTagtttcaataaattttaaaatcgtTTAAGCTTTAGATAACAAATAAGCTTCAGAGTTTAGCAAATGGAAGAGAATAATCCGCGGCTAGCTGTTATTGTGTTCACAGAGAACTACCTGGGGAATAcgattttcaaaatatttatttttcgtaGCATTTTACTATTAAATTAAGATTTATcaatacacatacatatttctaCTGTATAAGACTGGATACGAAATGATTTGATGTACGATTTATTTGCAACTTAACCACCTATATATAAACCTATATAAGAATATGATTTAAGGATTTGCAGGCTTAAACGTTTTCCGTACTTCTAGGGATACGAAGAAAAGTCTACCGTCGGTGGTTCCCATGATGTCCGGGGTGACTGCTCGGATTTGTGCTGTTACCGTGGTGAGTCCCATCGAGCTGGTGAGAACCAAGATGCAGGCCCAGCGCCAGACCTACGCCCAGATGCTGCAGTTCGTCCGGAGTGTGGTGGCCCTGCAGGGCGTGTGGGGCTTGTGGCGGGGCCTGCGTCCCACGATCCTCAGGGACGTGCCCTTTTCGGGGATATACTGGCCCATCTACGAGAGCCTAAAACAGAATCTCGGCCATGGCTCACAGCCCTCGTTCAGTCTGAGTTTCTTGGCAGGCGTGATGGCGGGAACAGTGGCCGCCATTGTGACCACTCCTTTCGACGTGGTCAAGACACATGAGCAGATTGAGTTTGGAGAAAGGGTCATTTTCACGGACTCGCCGGCGAGGGATTTCGGAAAGAAGTCGACCTTCAGCAGACTGACGGGTATTTACAGGACGCACGGCGTGCGGGGACTCTTCGCAGGATGCGGACCCAGGCTTCTGAAGGTGGCACCTGCCTGCGCCATTATGATCTCCACCTTCGAGTACAGCAAGTCCTTCTTCTTCCATTACAACGCGAGGCATCATAACGAGGCCCTACTCCTGGACAACCCGAAAGACACGACGGTCGAGGATGATGACACTGAGTAGGAAGTTGGGCGGCTCCTTTGTAAATAAAGAGCGCATATTTTATGTAAACCCCGGGTGGTGAGGCGAATTCAATATTCCCAACGCTTTACGAGTTACGTGTTACGTCAATAAGGCGAACCGGgaaatcaatttccattttcgcagCTTAAAGTCTCCGGCTGCCTGTTGCTGGTGCTCCGGCGATGCCGGGAATCCCACTCCCCAAGTTGACATTTAATGGaatattcattcatttacATTAACTGCAATTAAAGCGAGTGCACAGGCAAATTAAACGGAAATGCCAAAGAAAGAGCCATGAGGCAGGTAAGCCGACTTCAGAGCTGCAACGGACCGGAGAAAAACTGCGCTAGCTTTTCCCACACATGCAGTTTTCACTGCATTTTCAGGCAGCAGTAATCGAATTTCCTTTGCCGGCCAGTCACGTTTTGCCACAATTTCGACCACTGCAAATGCCATTTGAGCCCAAAGCTCCGTGGCCCGAAAGTATTTCAGTGATAGAGTGGTGCAGAAAATCTATAAATCACAGTCGGAAATATCAAAAACTTTGGCGAGTAATTAAGAAAGCTTCGGTTTCCCCGAGGCCCTCGGTCTAAActcaatttcatttggctaCAAGACTGTGCTTCTCTTTACTTCTTTTACCCACAGCAATTTTGCTCGAATGATTCGcctattacaaaaaaaattgccCAAGCGGAAACTTCCTTTTTTATGTgtcctttgtttttattaaagaCCAAACAAAGTACACAAAGCATTCCCAAACACAAACTACGGAAGCAGACTGTCAAAAAAAcagggaaatatatatttctccGTTTTCCCTggatgaaataaaatggatGAATTTCCTTCCAGAGATGTGTTTAGGGTCACAGCAATTGAAACGtgatatttttttgtttgttcttttATGTTACCTTACTTGAAAGCATATTGCTGCAAGTGTCAAACTGCGGCGGGTACAATTACTGGCATTTTTCACAGCCATCGCGGTATTTGCGGCAGTTCAATTAATTGTGCAGTCTTTCTGCTCTCAAAACCGCCGATGAAATAATTGGAAAAGCGAACAGAATTTATCACActttctgaaaaaaaaatatcagaatAGCACCTTTTTTCCTAcccattaattaatttgttaggCAAAAGTGCGCCAATAAAGCcagtatttaaataaaagaaaattgacTGAGGCTTGTCGAACCGATTTCACCCTTTccttattttccttttctgcAAAATCACATTATTGAAAATACTTAACGACCTCAGCCTCCCGAGGGACTCACGCAGTgcttaatattatatattccCCTTTTTCATACTGGTATTCTGCCGCTCGACGAAAATTGCCAATAAAGCGAATTAAAATATgctttcataaatatataatggaaattaaatttaagtgaaTATCTCATTTGTGTCGTCCGCGTACATCatgggtgtgtgagtgtgatgGGTGGCGCATTTTTTGCTCAACCACAATCAAGGACCTCTGGCTACACTGCACTCCTTTCTCATCCTTTGTCTTGCAGCTACTTTggcgcattgttgttgccaaggGCGGGCGGCAGTGTTGGTTGCGGGGGCGTGGCTCTTGTCTATATATTTTCCGCAGGCTGTTGCTCGCCAGTGTTTTTTGTTGTCAgcatcaaaaatattttccctgccgcaaagaaaaacaacagatAAAACCAgcagaaggaaaaaaaattgggCGGCAGGCAGGAAAAAGCTGTTGATAGAGAACAGATCCGTCCGCCCGGGTGTCCTTCAGCTGTCCCA
Protein-coding sequences here:
- the LOC6727112 gene encoding solute carrier family 25 member 40, producing the protein MSKEDSGASSAEPNPAESEISMGRGPRPKSFSGGGGGGGTGGSGGRSGGTSGGGNLKPERSAREDDSINRLTDSKSAHRKLLSDPRFQIRPLQQVISACTGAMITACFMTPLDVIKTRMQSQQSPAHKCFFYSNGLMDHLFASGPNGPELASLRPRPQFSSSWDALMKISRHEGLAALWSGLGPTLVSALPSTIIYFVAYEQFKARYLQLYESHYSKSPEPRHLEIRDTKKSLPSVVPMMSGVTARICAVTVVSPIELVRTKMQAQRQTYAQMLQFVRSVVALQGVWGLWRGLRPTILRDVPFSGIYWPIYESLKQNLGHGSQPSFSLSFLAGVMAGTVAAIVTTPFDVVKTHEQIEFGERVIFTDSPARDFGKKSTFSRLTGIYRTHGVRGLFAGCGPRLLKVAPACAIMISTFEYSKSFFFHYNARHHNEALLLDNPKDTTVEDDDTE